From the genome of Globicephala melas chromosome 14, mGloMel1.2, whole genome shotgun sequence, one region includes:
- the CGAS gene encoding cyclic GMP-AMP synthase, giving the protein MAPRRRKATGAASEAEAAAPRVSAPRVKGAPTEPRESPAVPEAARPSARRCGPARPSGSRREKSGPEPQEKRQVRARAARAEDRVEGPPARTEGVMPPAAPGPPLPRRASRREGTAHSARERRPQPGPTEVPGPLVPVSSLGRGKEAPGAWKPRAVLDKLRLSRQEISEAAEVVNRLTDHLLRRLQSCESEFKGVALLRTGSYYERVKISAPNEFDVMFKLEVPRIQLEEYYNSGAHYFVKFKRNPKGNPLGQFLEGEILSASKMLSKFRKIIKEEIKNIEDTDVMVERKRRGSPAVTLLVRKPKEISVDIILALESKSSWPASTMEGLPISNWLGAKVRNSLRRQPFYLVPKHAKEGSGFQEETWRLSFSHIEKEILKNHGQSKTCCEIDGVKCCRKECLKLMKYLLEQLKKKFGNRKELDKFCSYHVKTAFFHVCTQDPDDSQWHSKDLELCFDNCVTYFLQCLKTEQLEHYFIPEVNLFSRDHIDKLSKEFLSKQIEYERNNGFPVFGEF; this is encoded by the exons ATGGCCCCGCGGCGCAGAAAGGCGACGGGAGCAGCTTCGGAGGCGGAAGCCGCCGCCCCCAGGGTCTCGGCGCCGCGTGTGAAGGGCGCCCCGACCGAGCCTAGAGAGTCCCCAGCCGTCCCTGAGGCCGCCCGGCCCAGCGCGCGGAGGTGCGGCCCCGCCAGGCCGTCGGGATCCCGGAGGGAGAAGAGCGGCCCGGAACCCCAGGAGAAGCGGCAGGTACGCGCGCGGGCTGCCCGCGCCGAGGACCGAGTGGAAGGTCCGCCTGCTCGGACCGAAGGGGTGATGCCTCCCGCGGCCCCGGGGCCGCCCCTTCCCAGGCGTGCATCTCGCCGCGAGGGCACCGCGCACTCCGCTCGGGAGCGGAGACCTCAGCCCGGGCCCACGGAGGTCCCCGGCCCGCTGGTCCCAGTCTCCAGTCTCGGGCGCGGGAAGGAGGCGCCCGGCGCCTGGAAGCCCCGGGCGGTATTGGACAAGTTGAGGCTGAGCCGCCAGGAAATCTCTGAGGCGGCGGAGGTAGTGAACAGGCTCACGGACCACCTGCTGCGGAGACTGCAGAGCTGTGAGTCCGAGTTCAAAGGCGTCGCGCTGCTGCGCACCGGGAGCTACTACGAGCGCGTGAAG ATTTCTGCTCCTAATGAATTTGACGTTATGTTCAAACTGGAGGTCCCCCGAATTCAGCTAGAAGAATATTACAACAGTGGTGCTCATTACTTTGTGAAGTTCAAAAGAAATCCCAAAGGAAATCCTCTGGGTCAGTTTTTAGAAGGGGAAATATTATCAGCTTCTAAGATGCTGTCCAAGTTTAGGAAAATcattaaggaagaaattaaaaatattgaag ATACAGATGTCAtggtggagaggaagagaagagggagccctgcaGTAACACTTCTGGTTAGAAAACCTAAAGAAATATCTGTCGATATAATCCTGGCTTTGGAATCCAAAAGCAGCTGGCCTGCTAGCACCATGGAAGGCCTGCCCATCAGTAACTGGCTTGGAGCAAAAGTCAGGAACAGTTTAAGACGACAGCCATTTTACCTGGTACCCAAGCATGCAAAGGAAGGAAGTGGTTTTCAAG AAGAAACATGGCGTCTGTCCTTCTCTCACAttgaaaaggaaattttgaaaaatcacgGACAATCTAAAACATGCTGTGAAATTGATGGAGTGAAATGTTGCAG GAAAGAGTGTTTAAAACTAATGAAATATCTTTtagaacaactgaaaaaaaagtttggaaaccGAAAGGAACTGGATAAGTTCTGTTCTTATCATGTGAAAACTGCCTTCTTTCACGTCTGTACCCAGGACCCAGATGACAGTCAGTGGCACTCCAAGGATTTGGAGCTCTGCTTTGATAACTGTGTGACATACTTTCTTCAGTGCCTCAAGACAGAACAActtgagcattatttcattcctgaaGTCAATCTCTTCTCTCGAGACCATATTGACAAGCTAAGTAAAGAATTTCTGTCAAAGCAAATTGAATATGAAAGAAACAATggatttccagtttttggtgaattttga